The sequence GATTCAAACACGACAATGCAGCCTTTTTTCATCACGTTGCCCACAGTACGAGATGCACTCTCAACCGGGTAAAGATCCGGCTGCCTTGCATTGTCTATGGGCGTAGGAACAGCGACAATAATGATATCGGCATCGGACATGCGCTCTGGGGCCGTAGTTGGTGTAAAATATGCGGCATTTTCAAACTCTTCTTTTGAGACTTCACCGGTTGGATCTTTGTGGGCTATACTATTGTCCACAATGGACTGCTTTAAATCAAACCCAATGGTTGGATATTTTGTACCAAAATGTATGGCCAAAGGCAGGCCTACGTAGCCAAGACCAACAACGGCTATTTTAATATCTTTTTCCAATATTATTTATCCTTTAATTACATCAAGATAGCGCCGGCACGTAACAAACTCGCAGCTGGAGAAACTGTTGATTATCCGTTTTAACTTACTCTCTGTTTTGTTCAGGTTTATGTAATGCCTGAACTTGAATCCCCGTGATGCCTGGTGGACTCTTGGCTGATTTGGATCAAATTCCCATGGATGGGCATAAAAAATAAAGGCGTTGTCTTTTTTCAGAATATTCTTTATTCCCTGCTTGAAAAAATAGGTTGGGTACAACCTGAAATACCCGCCGCCGCCCAAAGGGATTGTTTTTTTTAATAGGCGCAGGTTGCTGACCGGCAGTTCAAAAAAATGGTTGTCCAGTTGGTAGCTTCCGCCGTTTTTTACCGCGTTTGATAGATTTATACTGCCGTATCTGCCATGGGCTGAAAAAGAGTTATAACTGGAATCGTAGAGGTAGCCGGCCTGTTTGATCATTTCTATAACTTGATCGTTAATGGCAAAGCTTGGGGCTCGATATCCATAAACGGCATGGCCTGTTATATCTTCTATTCGGTTTTTGCTGGTCAAAAGATCCTGAGCCAGCCGATTTCTATCCAGAGTTGTGCACAGATGGTGGTTGGCTCCGTGGGAGCCAACTTCATGGCCGCGGTCCCTGATCTGCTTGACCAAAGTAGGCAGCTTTTCTGCAATCCAGCCAAGAATAAAAAAGGTGGCTTTAGGTTTAAAAGAAAAGGCATCCAGCAGATCCAGGATCAGATGGGTATTCTTTTCCACCCGGAGTTCAAAAGAATTCCAGGTTGAAAAGTCAATACACGACTTAAAATTTTCAACCTGGAACCAGTCTTCTACATCAATTGTCAGAAGTATTGCGGGTTTTTTTGCCAATTTTCGTCAATAAAATAAATAAAATATAAACCAGAATAAGGGCCATGCCAAAGACGATTAAGCCGGACATGTCATGAAGAAATCCATGGGCGGCTTCCGGGCCCACCCAGGCCGCCAGCATGCCGGTGATGGTCAACCGGACAACGTTTACGGCAACGGCAATGGGAATGGCGGATAAAAATATCACCCATTTTTTCCACCGGCTGACATGGGATAAAAAAGCAAACGCTCCGGTCAGGGCCAGCAGAGAGGTTAATGAGCGAATTCCCGAACAGGCGTCCACAACTTCCAGGGAAGTATTGGCCAGATGAAGGATATTGCCTTCTCTGAACACCGGGATGCCGATCATGCTGATGGTTTCCGAGGAAATACCGGCAGCAAAAAGCTGAAGGGGAAAAGCGATTTTGTTCCAGATAATTGCTGGAATGGGAATCATCATGATCAGATAGCACAGCGGCACGGCAACTGCTTTGAGCATGGCCGTCCCAAAGCTGAACGCTATGATGCCGGCCAGAGTGATGATCATGGAGGTTCGCATTAAAAACAATTCTGCGCCAAGGTTACCCGCCATATATACCATCACACCCAAAATAATGATGAAAATCCCTGATATTGATGATTTGCATGGAATCTGACGCAGATGATTCTGGCGGTACCAGACCATATAGCCGGCAACAAAGGGAATAAGAAAGCCATGGGAAAAATTGGGATCATTAAACCAATCCCCTATGAGGTCCCTTAACGTCGACCAGTACAGCAAGGCAAATGCGGCGGCAACCAAAAGGATTTGGATAATCTGCTTTGATTTCATAAAGTTAATTACTGCGATGCTAAATATGAATTTTTTTAGTTTAAAACTCGCACAAAGACACTAAGACACAAAGCTAAGCATGTGGACAAAAATAAATCCATATTAAGAAAATGAGATCCTAAATTCCTTGCCGACATTTGCCAATATATTGTCCAATTCTGCCTTCAAAAAGTTGAATCCTTTATAAGCTGAGGGCGATAACCAAAAATACTTGATATGTTTCCATAAAATTTCAATCAAATTCAATTCTGGTGAATATTTGGGGATAAAATAGAGAAAAAGTCCTCTTTCTTCCCATTTTTCAATTTGATCCTTAAAAATGGCGCTATGATGTATTGGAGCGTTATCCAGAACAACGATGGTTCTTTTTTCTATGGAAAGTGAAAAAGCATCAAAGCAAGCCACTACAATATCTGAAGTGACCGGGCAATCAAAAACACAAGGAAAGAAGTTATTCTGTCTACTCAAGAATCCCAATACATTGATTCTTGAAGTTTTTCCAGTCGGAAGCAAAAGCTGCTCATCTCCATCCTGCCAGGCATATGGAACATCAGGCACCCCGATAAAGCCGGATTCATCAAAATAATGCAAATCAATGACATCTGCATCATCTTCGTGTTTCAAAATTTCGATCTCTTTTTGCGCCTCCCTGAATTCATCCTCATCGCGCTTGCTTTTGAGAGATTTCCGTCCCCGGCACCAACGCAGTTTTTTTTTATAATCCGCTTCAGGGTTTTTACGCTAATTTTTTCACCAAATTTTTCCTCTATTTCAGTAATTGCACTTTTAAGTTGCCTTGGATTTTTCTTTACAATATCAATGATTTCATCATGCTTCTCAACTGGGATCAGTGGTGTCCTTCCAGGACGTGGTTTATCAATTAAAGAGTCAAATTGACATTTTTCCCATCCATCTATCCACTTCGAAACTGTTTCCTGAGTAGTCAAACATATTTGTGAAATCTGATTGATACTATACCTCGAGTTGCTCAATCGGATTGCTTGAGCTCTGAGTTTAGTACGCTTTGATTCTTCATCCGAAAATTCAATAAGTGACAACCATTTTAATGCCAACGGCTCAATTGGAGAAACAAATTTTCTACCCGTTCGTCCCATCTGATATCCTTGCTATGCAAATTAAAAAACAACAATGATTTATTGCAAAACAAGTTAAGACAGGATTAATTTCTGTCCACCTACTTATTATTTGGTTTTATGGGCCTTTGTGGCTTGGTGTCTTTGTGTGAGAATAAAATTAGAATTCTGGGTTAATTGGGAATAAATTGATTGAGAACCGGGTAAACCGCATCTGCAAATTGGGTTAAAAGTACCTCGGTCTTTGCTTCATTTTTTATGACCGGTGCAATCAGGCGGACAAAGGAGCCGTCTGTTCGGTTTTTCGTGATTGAATCAAGCACCAGCCAAATTTTTTGCATATATTCTGAACTGATAATCCGGCCCCGGGACTGGAACCAGTAATAAACCACCTGTTTTTGTCCGCCTTTGGCCAGCAGAAGTCGTGCTATTTTTATTGTTTTGCCGCTCTTGGGCAAGTCAATGGGGATGGCGGAACTTTGGACGATATTCCACCCTGCACCAGGCATGCAGTTTTTGGGTGAGTGAATCAGGTCGCCTTTGCTCTGGCTCTGATAAAATCCCACATAAAGATTCACCGCCTGGCCTGGGCCTTTGCTGAAGTCCGCCATAATATAGTCTTCAACACCCAGAATATTGTACACTTTTTCGTCCATTTGACTGGTTGCACCCTGCCAGGGGCCAATCTCAAGGGGAAATTGATTGAAGGGCCTGTTCGGTTTGATACGCTCTGAGTGTGAAAACAGTGTTGTCAGACCGGCAGCCGAAATAAGAAGGATCACGATAATGGCAGTATGTTTTGGTGACAAATTTTTTTAAGGCCCTTTCACGATAACCCGCAACTCTAATTTTATTCTCACACAAAGACACAAAGCCTCAAAGGGCTATAAAATCCAATAAAATCTTTGTGTCTTTGTGGCTTTGTGTGAGTTTTTCAAACACTAATCAAAAAGTTCTTTTTCAAGGCTTCTTCTGGATAACACCTTATCCGGCCGGATAGGCCTCTCCGGGATGAAGCGAACATAAACGGTAATGGTATTCTCTTCGTAATCCTCTCTTGAGGCATCATCTGTTTTAAAATTTGTATGGGTAGCTTCGGCACCTATCTGGAGCCATTTTAACGGGTTCCATGTCAAGCCGCCGCCGACCTCGTAGGTGTCGTCCTGGCGGTCTACAGTCTCTTTAAACTGTTGAAGCTTGTAAGAACCAAACAGCTGGGAGGACAAACGCCTTGCCAACATATAACTCAAAGAAAATCCCGCCTCATAAGTGATGTTGTATCCTAAACTTGCGGCCTCGTCATCAGATTCTCCATATGAACTGCTGCCGATGATGGACAACGATCCTTTTGGGCTGAAATTAAACACCTTGTAGGCGTTGAGATCCAGAAACGGGTCAGCTGAATCCCCATTGTCATTATCCCGGTCATAGAAAAGGATGCCGGCACCTATTGAAACGCCGGAGTCCTCTGTTATACCCCAGTCAACACCCGCAGAAGGGTGATAAATGACATAATCCCCATCTTTCTTGTTAGATATATAATGCCGGTACTTGACATATCCGTCCAAGTGCCGGTTAAATTTCCGGATGTACCGAATATCCCCGGCAATAGTTTCAAAATCATTACCGGCAGCCGTGTCAAATTTTCTGTCCTCATATTCCAGATTGGTTTCAAAGCCGTCCCTCCGGGTAAACCAGTAATTCAAAAAGGCGCTGGGTTCATAGCTTTCATATTCATCGGCGTCTGAATTTTTATAATCATCTGTTTCGTAAGAAAAATTTGCCCCTATACTGTTCTGGGGACCAAACGCCTTACGGATGGAAGCACTGGCCTTGTTTGTCTGGTGCTCCTTATACTCTCCGGTTCTGAGCTGCTGGTCAAAGCTGTTTGAATAGTCGTAGCCAAGGG comes from uncultured Desulfobacter sp. and encodes:
- a CDS encoding XrtA system polysaccharide deacetylase, whose translation is MAKKPAILLTIDVEDWFQVENFKSCIDFSTWNSFELRVEKNTHLILDLLDAFSFKPKATFFILGWIAEKLPTLVKQIRDRGHEVGSHGANHHLCTTLDRNRLAQDLLTSKNRIEDITGHAVYGYRAPSFAINDQVIEMIKQAGYLYDSSYNSFSAHGRYGSINLSNAVKNGGSYQLDNHFFELPVSNLRLLKKTIPLGGGGYFRLYPTYFFKQGIKNILKKDNAFIFYAHPWEFDPNQPRVHQASRGFKFRHYINLNKTESKLKRIINSFSSCEFVTCRRYLDVIKG
- a CDS encoding exosortase/archaeosortase family protein; the protein is MKSKQIIQILLVAAAFALLYWSTLRDLIGDWFNDPNFSHGFLIPFVAGYMVWYRQNHLRQIPCKSSISGIFIIILGVMVYMAGNLGAELFLMRTSMIITLAGIIAFSFGTAMLKAVAVPLCYLIMMIPIPAIIWNKIAFPLQLFAAGISSETISMIGIPVFREGNILHLANTSLEVVDACSGIRSLTSLLALTGAFAFLSHVSRWKKWVIFLSAIPIAVAVNVVRLTITGMLAAWVGPEAAHGFLHDMSGLIVFGMALILVYILFILLTKIGKKTRNTSDN
- a CDS encoding IS630 family transposase, whose translation is MRWCRGRKSLKSKRDEDEFREAQKEIEILKHEDDADVIDLHYFDESGFIGVPDVPYAWQDGDEQLLLPTGKTSRINVLGFLSRQNNFFPCVFDCPVTSDIVVACFDAFSLSIEKRTIVVLDNAPIHHSAIFKDQIEKWEERGLFLYFIPKYSPELNLIEILWKHIKYFWLSPSAYKGFNFLKAELDNILANVGKEFRISFS
- a CDS encoding helix-turn-helix domain-containing protein translates to MGRTGRKFVSPIEPLALKWLSLIEFSDEESKRTKLRAQAIRLSNSRYSINQISQICLTTQETVSKWIDGWEKCQFDSLIDKPRPGRTPLIPVEKHDEIIDIVKKNPRQLKSAITEIEEKFGEKISVKTLKRIIKKNCVGAGDGNLSKASAMRMNSGRRKKRSKF
- a CDS encoding exosortase C-terminal domain/associated protein EpsI, with translation MSPKHTAIIVILLISAAGLTTLFSHSERIKPNRPFNQFPLEIGPWQGATSQMDEKVYNILGVEDYIMADFSKGPGQAVNLYVGFYQSQSKGDLIHSPKNCMPGAGWNIVQSSAIPIDLPKSGKTIKIARLLLAKGGQKQVVYYWFQSRGRIISSEYMQKIWLVLDSITKNRTDGSFVRLIAPVIKNEAKTEVLLTQFADAVYPVLNQFIPN
- a CDS encoding outer membrane beta-barrel protein, coding for MKLSMITPLACLLAAATCLLLPGPFAQARMVTQIVPTLTVTEEYKDNYFQTGTDPFEEWTTSYELGFSVGFLSKRSKIYLAYNPEYTDYKNLNERDSLDHNASLSAACQVTRHTSAKADISYDGHDGNNTGESWEHSASASVDSQLTKTVKTSLGYDYSNSFDQQLRTGEYKEHQTNKASASIRKAFGPQNSIGANFSYETDDYKNSDADEYESYEPSAFLNYWFTRRDGFETNLEYEDRKFDTAAGNDFETIAGDIRYIRKFNRHLDGYVKYRHYISNKKDGDYVIYHPSAGVDWGITEDSGVSIGAGILFYDRDNDNGDSADPFLDLNAYKVFNFSPKGSLSIIGSSSYGESDDEAASLGYNITYEAGFSLSYMLARRLSSQLFGSYKLQQFKETVDRQDDTYEVGGGLTWNPLKWLQIGAEATHTNFKTDDASREDYEENTITVYVRFIPERPIRPDKVLSRRSLEKELFD